The proteins below come from a single Orcinus orca chromosome 6, mOrcOrc1.1, whole genome shotgun sequence genomic window:
- the LOC117201909 gene encoding telomere attrition and p53 response 1 protein-like, with product MTTLPRGPRLSRTRLRWLRGRGRPRRMEERKEEGEAEIQEHGPEHWFSKWERQCLAEVEQDEQLTPELQEEAAAAAQPEHKQQKLWHLFQNSATAVAQLYKDRVCQQPGLSLWVPFQNAATAVTNLYKESVDTHQRSFDIGIQVGYQRRNKDVLAWVKKRRRTIRREDLISFLCGKVPPPRNSRAPPRLTVVSPNRATSTETSSSVETDLQPFREAIALHGKAV from the coding sequence ATGACGACGCTCCCGCGGGGGCCCCGCCTGAGCAGGACGCGGCTGCGGTGGCTGCGAGGCCGCGGGAGGCCGCGGAGGATGGAGGAGCGGAAGGAGGAGGGCGAGGCCGAGATCCAGGAGCACGGGCCCGAGCACTGGTTCTCCAAGTGGGAGCGGCAGTGCCTGGCCGAGGTCGAGCAGGACGAGCAGTTGACCCCTGAGCTgcaggaggaggcggcggcggccgcaCAGCCCGAGCACAAGCAGCAGAAGCTGTGGCACCTCTTCCAGAACTCGGCCACCGCCGTGGCCCAGCTCTACAAAGACCGAGTGTGTCAGCAGCCAGGACTTTCTCTTTGGGTTCCCTTCCAAAATGCAGCCACTGCCGTCACCAACCTTTACAAAGAAAGCGTGGATACCCATCAGCGAAGTTTTGATATTGGAATTCAGGTTGGCTATCAGCGACGCAATAAAGATGTGTTGGCTTGGGTTAAAAAGCGCAGAAGAACTATTCGTAGAGAAGATTTGATCAGCTTCCTGTGTGGAAAAGTTCCTCCACCGCGAAACTCTAGAGCTCCCCCAAGACTGACTGTAGTGTCCCCTAACCGAGCTACTTCAACGGAAACTAGCTCATCTGTAGAGACTGATTTGCAACCCTTCCGGGAAGCCATAGCTCTGCATGGTAAAGCCGTTTAA
- the LOC101284403 gene encoding LOW QUALITY PROTEIN: bile acid-CoA:amino acid N-acyltransferase (The sequence of the model RefSeq protein was modified relative to this genomic sequence to represent the inferred CDS: inserted 1 base in 1 codon), translated as HGEACASPCTAREGEGFSGGEKEDGRAYGKQRAQGFSLAEFLPGKKSSLSTFWALLLFQGVRAPPSGLRIVFNWGFCFLQVLSLGIGVVSMSKTAETGLSMAIXLKQVTAAALINGPNFILDIPQVYHGHINQLWPFSPHSLSISTLGLVELQHIFEDTRAEASETFFLPIEKSQGHFLFIVGEEDMNVNSKVYAEQAIEQLRRHGKNDWTLLSYPGIGHLIEPPYSPLCCAWRISNLHLFMHWGGEVIPHVAAQERSWKEIQKFLGKHLIPVVTSCL; from the exons CATGGTGAAGCATGTGCAAGTCcctgcacagcaagggaaggagaaggattttctggaggggaaaaggaagatggGAGGGCTTACGGTAAACAAAGAGCCCAAGGCTTTTCACTGGCTGAGTTCTTGCCTGGAAAGAAGAGCAGTCTTTCTACCTTTTGGGCTCTGCTGTTGTTtcagggtgtgagagctcccccttctggtctccggATTGTATTTaattggggtttttgttttttacaggtCCTTAGCCTGGGTATTGGGGTAGTCTCCATGTCCAAAACAGCAGAGACTGGACTCTCCATGGCTA CACTAAAGCAAGTCACAGCTGCCGCGCTTATTAACGGGCCCAACTTTATTCTTGACATTCCACAGGTATATCATGGTCACATAAATCAGCTCTGGCCATTCTCTCCTCATTCACTATCCATCAGTACCTTAGGATTAGTAGAGTTACAGCACATTTTTGAGGATACTAGAGCTGAAGCCAGTGAGACATTTTTTCTCCCCATTGAAAAGTCCCAGGGAcatttcctcttcattgtggGAGAAGAAGATATGAATGTCAACAGCAAAGTATATGCAGAGCAAGCCATAGAACAGCTGAGGAGACATGGGAAGAACGACTGGACCCTGCTGTCTTACCCAGGGATAGGCCACCTGATAGAGCCCCCCTACTCCCCACTGTGCTGTGCCTGGAGGATCTCCAATCTCCACCTCTTCATGCACTGGGGAGGAGAGGTGATCCCACATGTAGCTGCACAAGAACGTTCTTGGAAGGAGATCCAGAAGTTTCTCGGGAAACACCTTATTCCAGTTGTGACCAGTTGTCTCTGA